One window of the Trifolium pratense cultivar HEN17-A07 linkage group LG2, ARS_RC_1.1, whole genome shotgun sequence genome contains the following:
- the LOC123907051 gene encoding pentatricopeptide repeat-containing protein At1g12300, mitochondrial-like: MLSFSTKKFQRYYASSIPLFQLPNPNFIRSSTMLYSQLHNQHEDHDNLVSSFNHLLHQNPTPPIFHFNKILGSLVKSNHYYTVISLHRHMELNGIASDLVTLSILINCFSQLGLNSLSFSVFANILKKGYDPDVITLTTLIKGYCLKGEIHKALHFHDKVVAQGFQLNQVSYGTLINGLCKVGETSAALQLLRRVDGKLVRPNVVMYTAIIDSMCKDKLVDDAFHLYSEMVAKRIYPNVFTYNALINGFCIVGKLKEAIDLFNKMILENINPDVYTFNILVDAFCKEGKVKEANNVFAMMIRKGVKPDVITYNSLMDGYCLVKQVNKAKGIFNIMAQSGVTPEVWSYSIMINGFCKVNMVDEALILFKEMRCRNIIPNVVTYNSLIDGLGKSGRISHALKLVDEMHDRGLPPNIITYNSIFDALCKNHHVEKAIALLTKVKVEGIQPNMNTYTILIHGLCKVGRVEDARNVFEDLSVKGYNLHVYTYNVMVQGFCDKGLFDEALALLSKMKDNSCIPDAVTYEIIIHSLFRKGENDKAEKFLREMIARGLL; encoded by the coding sequence ATGTTGTCGTTTTCAACCAAAAAGTTTCAGAGGTACTATGCTTCTTCTATCCCTCTTTTTCAACTtccaaaccctaatttcattCGTTCTTCAACAATGTTATACTCTCAATTACACAACCAACATGAAGATCATGATAATCTTGTTTCTTCATTCAATCACTTGTTACATCAGAATCCAACCCCACCCATCTTCCATTTTAATAAGATTTTAGGTTCTCTTGTTAAGTCCAATCATTACTATACTGTTATTTCACTTCATCGTCATATGGAATTAAATGGAATTGCTTCAGATTTAGTCACTTTGAGCATCTTGATCAATTGCTTTTCTCAATTGGGTTTAAACTCTCTTTCCTTTTCTGTATTTGCCAACATTCTCAAAAAGGGTTATGACCCAGATGTCATAACTTTGACCACACTCATCAAGGGTTATTGCCTCAAAGGTGAGATCCATAAAGCTTTGCACTTTCACGACAAGGTGGTAGCGCAGGGGTTCCAGTTGAACCAAGTTAGTTATGGGACCTTAATCAACGGGTTATGTAAAGTAGGAGAAACAAGTGCAGCCTTGCAGTTGCTGAGACGAGTTGATGGGAAACTGGTTCGACCTAATGTGGTAATGTACACTGCAATTATTGACAGTATGTGCAAAGATAAACTTGTTGATGATGCTTTTCATTTATATTCTGAAATGGTCGCTAAGAGAATTTATCCCAATGTTTTTACTTACAATGCTTTGATTAATGGCTTTTGCATTGTTGGTAAATTGAAAGAAGCAATTGATCtgtttaataaaatgatattggAAAACATCAACCCTGATGTGTATACCTTCAATATATTGGTTGATGCATTTTGTAAGGAAGGAAAAGTGAAAGAAGCTAATAATGTGTTTGCTATGATGATCAGAAAAGGTGTTAAACCTGATGTTATTACTTATAACTCGTTAATGGATGGATATTGCTTAGTTAAACAAGTGAACAAGGCCAAGGGTATATTCAATATCATGGCCCAAAGTGGAGTGACTCCTGAAGTTTGGAGCTATAGTATTATGATTAATGGATTTTGTAAGGTTAATATGGTGGATGAAGCCTTAATTCTCTTCAAAGAAATGCGTTGTAGAAACATTATTCCTAATGTAGTAACTTACAATTCCCTTATTGATGGTTTGGGCAAATCAGGGAGAATCTCACATGCTTTGAAGCTTGTCGATGAGATGCATGATAGAGGTTTACCACCTAATATAATTACTTACAATTCTATATTTGACGCTTTATGCAAAAACCATCATGTTGAAAAGGCAATTGCATTATTAACAAAAGTTAAGGTCGAGGGCATTCAACCAAATATGAACACATATACTATTCTTATTCACGGATTGTGTAAAGTTGGAAGAGTAGAGGACGCGAGAAATGTTTTTGAAGATCTTTCAGTCAAAGGCTACAATCTACACGTTTATACATATAATGTTATGGTCCAAGGGTTTTGCGACAAGGGCTTGTTTGATGAAGCGTTGGCCTTGCTATCAAAAATGAAAGACAATAGTTGCATTCCAGACGCTGTAACTTATGAAATAATTATCCATTCTCTGTTTCGTAAAGGTGAAAATGATAAAGCAGAGAAATTTCTACGTGAAATGATCGCAAGAGGTCTACTGTAA
- the LOC123907049 gene encoding putative pentatricopeptide repeat-containing protein At1g12700, mitochondrial isoform X3: MLSFSTKKFQRYYASSIPLFQLPNPNFIPSSTMLYSQLHNQHEDHDNLVSSFNHLLHQNPTPPIFHFNKILGSLVKSNHYYTVVSLHRQMELNGIASDLVTFNILINCFSQLGLNSLSFSVFANILKKGYDPDAITLNTLIKGLCLKGQIHKALHFHDKLVAHGFQLDQVSYGTLINGLCKVGETSAALQLLRLIDGKLVQPDVVMYSAIIDSMCKDKLVDDAFDLYSEMVAKRIYPNVVTYNALINGFCIVGKLKEAIDLFNKMILENINPDVYTFNILVDAFCKEGIVKEANNVFAMMIRKGVKPDVVTYNSLMDGYCLVKEMKKAKSIFNIMAQSGVTPEVRSYSIMINGFCKVKMVDEALILFKEMRCRNIIPDVITYSSLIDGLGKSGRISHALKLVDEMHDRGLPPDIFTYNSILDALCKNHHVEKAIALLTNVKDEGIQPNMYTYTILIHGLCKVGRVEDARNVFEDLLVKGYNLDVYTYTVMIQGFCDKGLFDEALALLSKMKDNSCFPGAATYEIIIHSLFNKGENDKAVKLLREYIAKGYCKIETRKLEAKNHFGGVIW, from the exons ATGTTGTCGTTTTCAACCAAAAAGTTTCAGAGGTACTATGCTTCTTCTATCCCTCTTTTTCAACTtccaaaccctaatttcattCCTTCTTCAACAATGTTATACTCTCAATTACACAACCAACATGAAGATCATGATAATCTTGTTTCTTCATTCAATCACTTGTTACATCAGAATCCAACCCCACCCATCTTCCATTTTAATAAGATTTTAGGTTCCCTTGTTAAGTCCAATCATTACTACACTGTTGTTTCACTTCATCGTCAGATGGAACTAAATGGAATTGCTTCAGATTTAGTCACTTTCAACATCTTGATCAATTGTTTTTCTCAATTGGGTCTAAACTCTCTTTCCTTTTCTGTATTTGCCAACATTCTCAAAAAGGGTTATGACCCAGATGCCATAACTTTGAATACACTCATCAAGGGTCTTTGTCTCAAAGGTCAGATCCATAAAGCATTGCATTTTCATGACAAGTTGGTAGCCCATGGGTTTCAGTTGGACCAAGTCAGTTATGGAACCTTAATCAATGGGTTATGTAAAGTAGGAGAAACAAGTGCAGCCTTGCAGTTGCTGAGACTAATTGATGGGAAACTGGTACAACCTGATGTGGTAATGTACAGTGCAATTATTGACAGTATGTGCAAAGATAAACTTGTTGATGATGCTTTTGATTTATATTCTGAAATGGTCGCTAAGAGAATTTATCCCAATGTTGTCACTTACAATGCTTTGATTAATGGCTTTTGCATTGTTGGTAAATTGAAAGAAGCAATtgatttgtttaataaaatgatattggAAAACATCAACCCTGATGTGTATACCTTCAATATATTGGTTGATGCATTTTGTAAGGAAGGAATAGTGAAAGAAGCTAATAATGTGTTTGCTATGATGATCAGAAAAGGTGTTAAACCTGATGTTGTTACTTATAACTCTTTAATGGATGGATATTGCTTagttaaagaaatgaaaaaggcCAAGAGTATATTCAATATCATGGCCCAAAGTGGAGTGACTCCTGAAGTTCGGAGCTATAGTATTATGATTAATGGATTTTGTAAGGTTAAAATGGTGGATGAAGCCTTAATTCTCTTCAAAGAAATGCGTTGTAGAAACATTATTCCTGATGTGATAACATACAGTTCCCTTATTGATGGTTTGGGCAAATCAGGGAGAATCTCACATGCTTTGAAGCTTGTCGATGAGATGCATGATAGAGGTCTACCACCTGATATATTTACTTACAATTCTATATTGGATGCTTTATGCAAAAACCATCATGTTGAAAAGGCTATTGCATTATTAACAAATGTTAAGGATGAGGGCATTCAACCAAATATGTACACGTATACTATTCTTATTCACGGATTGTGTAAAGTTGGAAGAGTAGAGGATGCGAGAAACGTTTTTGAAGATCTTTTGGTCAAAGGCTACAATCTAGATGTTTATACATATACTGTTATGATCCAAGGGTTTTGCGACAAGGGCTTGTTTGATGAAGCGTTGGCCTTGCTATCAAAAATGAAAGACAATAGTTGCTTTCCAGGCGCTGCAACTTATGAAATAATTATCCATTCTCTGTTTAATAAAGGTGAAAATGATAAGGCAGTGAAACTTCTACGTGAATATATCGCAAAAGGCTATTGTAAGATTGAAACTAG GAAGCTTGAGGCTAAGAATCATTTTGGTGGAGTGATCTGGTAA
- the LOC123907049 gene encoding putative pentatricopeptide repeat-containing protein At1g12700, mitochondrial isoform X2 yields the protein MLSFSTKKFQRYYASSIPLFQLPNPNFIPSSTMLYSQLHNQHEDHDNLVSSFNHLLHQNPTPPIFHFNKILGSLVKSNHYYTVVSLHRQMELNGIASDLVTFNILINCFSQLGLNSLSFSVFANILKKGYDPDAITLNTLIKGLCLKGQIHKALHFHDKLVAHGFQLDQVSYGTLINGLCKVGETSAALQLLRLIDGKLVQPDVVMYSAIIDSMCKDKLVDDAFDLYSEMVAKRIYPNVVTYNALINGFCIVGKLKEAIDLFNKMILENINPDVYTFNILVDAFCKEGIVKEANNVFAMMIRKGVKPDVVTYNSLMDGYCLVKEMKKAKSIFNIMAQSGVTPEVRSYSIMINGFCKVKMVDEALILFKEMRCRNIIPDVITYSSLIDGLGKSGRISHALKLVDEMHDRGLPPDIFTYNSILDALCKNHHVEKAIALLTNVKDEGIQPNMYTYTILIHGLCKVGRVEDARNVFEDLLVKGYNLDVYTYTVMIQGFCDKGLFDEALALLSKMKDNSCFPGAATYEIIIHSLFNKGENDKAVKLLREYIAKGYCKIETRIAAEACKVNSNIQTTSVTHINRQ from the exons ATGTTGTCGTTTTCAACCAAAAAGTTTCAGAGGTACTATGCTTCTTCTATCCCTCTTTTTCAACTtccaaaccctaatttcattCCTTCTTCAACAATGTTATACTCTCAATTACACAACCAACATGAAGATCATGATAATCTTGTTTCTTCATTCAATCACTTGTTACATCAGAATCCAACCCCACCCATCTTCCATTTTAATAAGATTTTAGGTTCCCTTGTTAAGTCCAATCATTACTACACTGTTGTTTCACTTCATCGTCAGATGGAACTAAATGGAATTGCTTCAGATTTAGTCACTTTCAACATCTTGATCAATTGTTTTTCTCAATTGGGTCTAAACTCTCTTTCCTTTTCTGTATTTGCCAACATTCTCAAAAAGGGTTATGACCCAGATGCCATAACTTTGAATACACTCATCAAGGGTCTTTGTCTCAAAGGTCAGATCCATAAAGCATTGCATTTTCATGACAAGTTGGTAGCCCATGGGTTTCAGTTGGACCAAGTCAGTTATGGAACCTTAATCAATGGGTTATGTAAAGTAGGAGAAACAAGTGCAGCCTTGCAGTTGCTGAGACTAATTGATGGGAAACTGGTACAACCTGATGTGGTAATGTACAGTGCAATTATTGACAGTATGTGCAAAGATAAACTTGTTGATGATGCTTTTGATTTATATTCTGAAATGGTCGCTAAGAGAATTTATCCCAATGTTGTCACTTACAATGCTTTGATTAATGGCTTTTGCATTGTTGGTAAATTGAAAGAAGCAATtgatttgtttaataaaatgatattggAAAACATCAACCCTGATGTGTATACCTTCAATATATTGGTTGATGCATTTTGTAAGGAAGGAATAGTGAAAGAAGCTAATAATGTGTTTGCTATGATGATCAGAAAAGGTGTTAAACCTGATGTTGTTACTTATAACTCTTTAATGGATGGATATTGCTTagttaaagaaatgaaaaaggcCAAGAGTATATTCAATATCATGGCCCAAAGTGGAGTGACTCCTGAAGTTCGGAGCTATAGTATTATGATTAATGGATTTTGTAAGGTTAAAATGGTGGATGAAGCCTTAATTCTCTTCAAAGAAATGCGTTGTAGAAACATTATTCCTGATGTGATAACATACAGTTCCCTTATTGATGGTTTGGGCAAATCAGGGAGAATCTCACATGCTTTGAAGCTTGTCGATGAGATGCATGATAGAGGTCTACCACCTGATATATTTACTTACAATTCTATATTGGATGCTTTATGCAAAAACCATCATGTTGAAAAGGCTATTGCATTATTAACAAATGTTAAGGATGAGGGCATTCAACCAAATATGTACACGTATACTATTCTTATTCACGGATTGTGTAAAGTTGGAAGAGTAGAGGATGCGAGAAACGTTTTTGAAGATCTTTTGGTCAAAGGCTACAATCTAGATGTTTATACATATACTGTTATGATCCAAGGGTTTTGCGACAAGGGCTTGTTTGATGAAGCGTTGGCCTTGCTATCAAAAATGAAAGACAATAGTTGCTTTCCAGGCGCTGCAACTTATGAAATAATTATCCATTCTCTGTTTAATAAAGGTGAAAATGATAAGGCAGTGAAACTTCTACGTGAATATATCGCAAAAGGCTATTGTAAGATTGAAACTAG GATTGCGGCGGAGGCATGCAAAGTAAACAGTAACATACAAACAACAAGTGTAACACACATAAATAGACAATGA
- the LOC123904846 gene encoding S-protein homolog 2-like: MSLFTEKLLLMFVLSLLSVHNVTSAYFKTTVTITNSLSGNLDLNVHCKSADDDLGPHLLHQGQSYDWSFGNKFFGGTLFFCTVQWNNEIHRFDAYDQDNDLLKCYKSNCIWLIKQSGPCKVHPEEKHDECFPWKN, encoded by the coding sequence ATGTCTCTATTTACAGAAAAACTTCTCTTGATGTTTGTATTGTCGTTGCTATCAGTGCACAATGTAACTAGTGCTTATTTCAAGACGACTGTGACTATTACTAACTCTTTGTCAGGAAATTTGGACTTAAACGTTCATTGCAAATCTGCGGATGATGATCTCGGAcctcatcttcttcatcaaggTCAGAGTTATGATTGGAGTTTTGGAAATAAGTTTTTTGGAGGAACATTATTCTTTTGTACCGTTCAATGGAATAATGAGATACATAGATTTGATGCATATGATCAAGATAACGATCttttaaaatgttataaaagTAATTGTATTTGGCTTATAAAACAATCTGGACCTTGTAAGGTACACCCTGAGGAAAAGCATGATGAATGCTTTCCGTGGAAAAATTGA
- the LOC123907050 gene encoding putative pentatricopeptide repeat-containing protein At1g12700, mitochondrial — protein sequence MLSFSTKKFQRYYASSIPLFQLPNPNFIRSSTMLYSQLHNQQEDHDNLVSSFNQLLLQNPTPPIFHFGKILGSLVKSNHYYTVVSLHRQMELNGIASNLVTFNILINCFSQLGLNSLSFSVFANILKKGYDPNAITLNTLIKGLCLKGQIHRALNFHDNVVAQGFQLNQVSYGTLINGLCKVGETSAALQLLRRVDGKLVRPDVVMYTAIIDSMCKDKLVADAFDLYSEMVTKRISPDVFTYTALISGFCIVGKLKEAIGLFNKMVLENINPNAYTFNILVDAFCKEGKVKEANNVFAMMIRKGVKPNVVTYNSLMDGYCLVKEMKKAKSIFNIMAQSGVTPEVRSYSIMINGFCKVKMVDEALILFKEMRCRNIIPDVIAYSSLIDGLGKSGRISHALKLVDEMHDRGQPPNIVTYNSIFDALCKTHHVEKAIALLTKVKDEGIQPNMNTYTILIHGLCKVGRVEDARNVFVDLSVKGYNLSVYTYTVMIQGFCIKGLFDEALALLSKMKDNSCLPDAATYEIIIRSLFNKGENDMAEKLLREIIAKGLL from the coding sequence ATGTTGTCGTTTTCAACCAAAAAGTTTCAGAGGTACTATGCTTCTTCTATCCCTCTTTTTCAACTtccaaaccctaatttcattCGTTCTTCAACAATGTTATACTCTCAATTACACAACCAACAAGAAGATCATGATAATCTTGTTTCTTCATTCAATCAATTACTACTTCAGAATCCAACTCCACCCATCTTCCATTTTGGTAAGATTTTAGGTTCTCTTGTTAAGTCCAATCATTACTACACTGTTGTTTCACTTCATCGTCAGATGGAACTAAATGGAATTGCTTCAAATTTAGTCACTTTCAACATCTTGATCAATTGTTTTTCTCAATTGGGTCTAAACTCTCTTTCCTTTTCTGTATTTGCCAACATTCTCAAAAAGGGTTATGACCCAAATGCCATAACTTTGAATACACTCATCAAGGGTCTTTGTCTCAAAGGTCAGATCCATAGAGCATTGAACTTTCATGACAACGTGGTAGCACAGGGATTTCAGTTGAACCAAGTTAGTTACGGGACCTTAATCAATGGGTTATGTAAAGTAGGAGAAACAAGTGCAGCCTTGCAGTTGCTGAGACGAGTTGATGGGAAACTGGTTCGACCTGATGTGGTAATGTACACTGCAATTATTGACAGTATGTGTAAAGATAAACTTGTTGCCGATGCTTTTGATTTATATTCTGAAATGGTTACTAAGAGAATTTCTCCTGATGTTTTCACTTACACCGCTTTAATTAGTGGCTTTTGCATTGTCGGTAAATTGAAAGAAGCAATTGGGCTTTTTAATAAAATGGTTTTGGAGAACATCAACCCGAATGCGTATACGTTTAATATATTGGTTGATGCATTTTGTAAGGAAGGAAAAGTGAAAGAAGCTAATAATGTGTTTGCTATGATGATCAGAAAAGGTGTTAAACCTAATGTTGTTACTTATAACTCTTTAATGGATGGATATTGCTTagttaaagaaatgaaaaaggcCAAGAGTATATTCAATATCATGGCCCAAAGTGGAGTGACTCCTGAAGTTCGGAGCTATAGTATTATGATTAATGGATTTTGTAAGGTTAAAATGGTGGATGAAGCCTTAATTCTCTTCAAAGAAATGCGTTGTAGAAACATTATTCCTGATGTGATAGCTTACAGTTCCCTTATTGATGGTTTGGGCAAATCAGGGAGAATCTCTCATGCTTTGAAGCTTGTTGATGAGATGCATGATAGAGGTCAACCACCTAATATAGTTACCTACAATTCTATATTTGATGCTTTATGCAAAACCCATCATGTTGAAAAGGCGATTGCATTATTAACAAAAGTTAAGGACGAGGGCATTCAACCAAATATGAACACATATACTATTCTTATTCACGGATTGTGTAAAGTTGGAAGAGTAGAGGACGCGAGAAATGTTTTTGTAGATCTTTCAGTCAAAGGCTACAATCTAAGTGTTTATACATATACTGTTATGATCCAAGGGTTTTGCATCAAGGGCTTGTTTGATGAAGCGTTGGCCTTGCTATCAAAAATGAAAGACAATAGTTGCCTTCCAGACGCTGCAACTTATGAAATAATTATCCGTTCTCTGTTTAATAAAGGTGAAAATGATATGGCAGAGAAACTTCTACGTGAAATTATCGCAAAAGGTCTATTGTAA
- the LOC123907049 gene encoding putative pentatricopeptide repeat-containing protein At1g12700, mitochondrial isoform X1 yields MLSFSTKKFQRYYASSIPLFQLPNPNFIPSSTMLYSQLHNQHEDHDNLVSSFNHLLHQNPTPPIFHFNKILGSLVKSNHYYTVVSLHRQMELNGIASDLVTFNILINCFSQLGLNSLSFSVFANILKKGYDPDAITLNTLIKGLCLKGQIHKALHFHDKLVAHGFQLDQVSYGTLINGLCKVGETSAALQLLRLIDGKLVQPDVVMYSAIIDSMCKDKLVDDAFDLYSEMVAKRIYPNVVTYNALINGFCIVGKLKEAIDLFNKMILENINPDVYTFNILVDAFCKEGIVKEANNVFAMMIRKGVKPDVVTYNSLMDGYCLVKEMKKAKSIFNIMAQSGVTPEVRSYSIMINGFCKVKMVDEALILFKEMRCRNIIPDVITYSSLIDGLGKSGRISHALKLVDEMHDRGLPPDIFTYNSILDALCKNHHVEKAIALLTNVKDEGIQPNMYTYTILIHGLCKVGRVEDARNVFEDLLVKGYNLDVYTYTVMIQGFCDKGLFDEALALLSKMKDNSCFPGAATYEIIIHSLFNKGENDKAVKLLREYIAKGYCKIETRALLLHIQPCHSEMNADFAPSCIKFMSWLHT; encoded by the exons ATGTTGTCGTTTTCAACCAAAAAGTTTCAGAGGTACTATGCTTCTTCTATCCCTCTTTTTCAACTtccaaaccctaatttcattCCTTCTTCAACAATGTTATACTCTCAATTACACAACCAACATGAAGATCATGATAATCTTGTTTCTTCATTCAATCACTTGTTACATCAGAATCCAACCCCACCCATCTTCCATTTTAATAAGATTTTAGGTTCCCTTGTTAAGTCCAATCATTACTACACTGTTGTTTCACTTCATCGTCAGATGGAACTAAATGGAATTGCTTCAGATTTAGTCACTTTCAACATCTTGATCAATTGTTTTTCTCAATTGGGTCTAAACTCTCTTTCCTTTTCTGTATTTGCCAACATTCTCAAAAAGGGTTATGACCCAGATGCCATAACTTTGAATACACTCATCAAGGGTCTTTGTCTCAAAGGTCAGATCCATAAAGCATTGCATTTTCATGACAAGTTGGTAGCCCATGGGTTTCAGTTGGACCAAGTCAGTTATGGAACCTTAATCAATGGGTTATGTAAAGTAGGAGAAACAAGTGCAGCCTTGCAGTTGCTGAGACTAATTGATGGGAAACTGGTACAACCTGATGTGGTAATGTACAGTGCAATTATTGACAGTATGTGCAAAGATAAACTTGTTGATGATGCTTTTGATTTATATTCTGAAATGGTCGCTAAGAGAATTTATCCCAATGTTGTCACTTACAATGCTTTGATTAATGGCTTTTGCATTGTTGGTAAATTGAAAGAAGCAATtgatttgtttaataaaatgatattggAAAACATCAACCCTGATGTGTATACCTTCAATATATTGGTTGATGCATTTTGTAAGGAAGGAATAGTGAAAGAAGCTAATAATGTGTTTGCTATGATGATCAGAAAAGGTGTTAAACCTGATGTTGTTACTTATAACTCTTTAATGGATGGATATTGCTTagttaaagaaatgaaaaaggcCAAGAGTATATTCAATATCATGGCCCAAAGTGGAGTGACTCCTGAAGTTCGGAGCTATAGTATTATGATTAATGGATTTTGTAAGGTTAAAATGGTGGATGAAGCCTTAATTCTCTTCAAAGAAATGCGTTGTAGAAACATTATTCCTGATGTGATAACATACAGTTCCCTTATTGATGGTTTGGGCAAATCAGGGAGAATCTCACATGCTTTGAAGCTTGTCGATGAGATGCATGATAGAGGTCTACCACCTGATATATTTACTTACAATTCTATATTGGATGCTTTATGCAAAAACCATCATGTTGAAAAGGCTATTGCATTATTAACAAATGTTAAGGATGAGGGCATTCAACCAAATATGTACACGTATACTATTCTTATTCACGGATTGTGTAAAGTTGGAAGAGTAGAGGATGCGAGAAACGTTTTTGAAGATCTTTTGGTCAAAGGCTACAATCTAGATGTTTATACATATACTGTTATGATCCAAGGGTTTTGCGACAAGGGCTTGTTTGATGAAGCGTTGGCCTTGCTATCAAAAATGAAAGACAATAGTTGCTTTCCAGGCGCTGCAACTTATGAAATAATTATCCATTCTCTGTTTAATAAAGGTGAAAATGATAAGGCAGTGAAACTTCTACGTGAATATATCGCAAAAGGCTATTGTAAGATTGAAACTAG GGCCCTTCTCCTTCATATACAGCCGTGTCATTCTGAGATGAATGCTGATTTTGCACCCTCATGCATAAAATTCATGTCATGGTTGCACACATGA